In the Anolis sagrei isolate rAnoSag1 chromosome 1, rAnoSag1.mat, whole genome shotgun sequence genome, TTAGGCAACTCCCAAGAAAACACAGTTTGGGCCCCTCAAGGATGAGGATCGTATTTTCACAAATCTTTATGGCCGGCATGAGTGGAGGTGAGGTATTGAAAGTGTGTTGTCAATTGTTGAAAACAAGTAGGGATATACAGGCTAGCTTTAGCATTGTAGAGGAAGAACAACAACGggaaggattctatgattctgttattctaatCCAATTAGAAAGacttcattaaaacaataacaacaggaaTCTAACTTTTCGtgaaaaaatagtgaagagtcTAGCAACACCTTAAAGACTAACAAGTTACATTTTGCTTGCAAAAAAACCTTGATTTAAATAATCTTTCTTATACAATCTTTTTGTTATCTCTAGATTAAAAGGAGCTTTAAGCCGTGGTGACTGGTATAAAACCAAGGAAATTCTTCTAAAGGGTGTCGACTGGATATTGAATGAAATAAAAACTTCAGGCTTGAGAGGCCGTGGGGGAGCTGGTTTCCCCACTGGCCTCAAATGGAGCTTCATGAATAAGCCTCCAGATGGCAGGTATGATAATGGCAACAAACTGGTCCGGTTTCAAATCGGAGTCTCTATGCGCCTACTCCTTGAAAAACTGGCTGTGATATAAGCGTTTGTCCTTTGATCTCAAAAATGTTGGCATAGAGCATGCTGGTGTATGAAAAAGAACTTGGAATCCTGGTTTCCTAGGTCTCTTACACAATTTCTTTGCATAGTCTCATGTGTCTGCTTTTTCTTTAAGAATCTGCCTTTGTAACCAGACTTCTATCCTCCCCCACAGGTATCTGAAATCATGGGTTGGTTTTATTTACCAGAATTCTTGTTTTTGGTTACAAGAATTGCTGTTATGTAATTCCTTTAGCACAGTGGTTGGAATTTGGGTTTGGGCTTTAGAAGTTTGGCTTTAAATAACACTTCATCGGTGAATTTACTGGGCAGATCACTAATCACTGAAATGTTGGTTTGATCTACCTCAGAGATGTTGTAGAGctataaaacattatgtttttgaGGACTACAGATGTcactataaacaaaaatgttgactGGGCACATCTGAATACTGACAGGTTACTCCTTGAATTGTGTAAGCCTGAAGCTTTAATATGTTCATTGTGGATTCAGTCAGAATGTGAAGCAAGGGGTATTAGCATCCAGAGTAATGGGTCTGTTTTTAGCTTTTAGAATTAAATAAAATAGTTGGATAGGCATAATGACTTCAGCCATAAGAGGTGTTTCCTCAATAAAGTAATTGTTTTCTAGggatatttttgtttctttttgagCATGATTCTTCATGTGTTTTAGGCCAAAGTACCTGGTGGTGAATGCTGATGAGGGGGAGCCAGGGACTTGCAAGGACAGGGAGATCATGCGTCACGACCCCCATAAACTGGTGGAAGGCTGCCTTGTGGCAGGAAGAGCTATGGGGGCCCGAGCTGCCTACATTTATATCCGGGGAGAGTTCTATAATGAAGCCTCAAACCTGCAGGTGAGCTCCAACTGTCTTTTTGTAGAAGTGAGACGTATTCCTTCCCTGTGTGAAAAGTCCCAGGGAAATTATTTCATCTCCCAGGCTTGTCTTGTTCATAGTTTTTACATATGATTTTGTATGTCTGCTTGCATTTTTCTGTAGTTGAAAAACAACTGAACATATTTGGTGAGCTGCTTTTGTGTTTTTTCATTAGGTGGCAATCCGAGAGGCATATGAGGCAGGACTGATTGGGAAGAATGCTTGTGGCTCAGGCTATGACTTTGATGTCTTTGTGGCAAGAGGGGCAGGTGCTTACATCTGTGGCGAGGAGACAGCACTTATTGAATCTCTTGAGGGCAAGCAGGGCAAGCCACGGCTCAAGCCTCCCTTCCCAGCTGATGTGGGTACGTCATCTTAAATGCTTCGAGAGGGATAGTGGATGTGGGTACAGTGTTTTCTTTTGTTGCCTCCTGTGGTCCAGCATAGCACATTCTGTCAACTTAggcataatgataataataataataataataataataataataataataataataataacaacaataacaacaacaacaacaatagactttggcacaagccaataaaagtggtcccagtggttgaaacacactaaaaataaaaatattaaaaaccaattTCATTGTAGCTCCAAGTCGCTTCTCAAGTTtttcaagctgctcctgacataatatatatgtgtgtatattgtaGCTCCATCGGTAGAGGTTCAACAAACCAATAGCCAAGATTACAAAATGAATATGGACAACTATAAAAGGGATAGGGATAGTGTAAACAGCATATTGTAGGCCTGGGGAAGTATAGAACAGGTTGCTATCTGGTTACCTAGGGACTGggcctagggactaatcattctcgaAGATTTGCTCAAGATATGCCATCCTTGCCCCTTTAGGATTTTTGCAGTGTCTTTCTTCATTTTTCCCTGTAATATTTTAAGAGTACAGGCATGAAAATATTTCCTTAACATTTATGACATGACTTCTACATGCTGGAAAATTTTCCTTGAAATATTGTGAAATCACCATGGCAGCTGTAAGTGCGTCTTGAACTTCCAGTActgattgacacacacacacatacacacacaatacatatcTCCATCTTTGCCCTTATCTTTATCCAGCAGCTAGCTTGAAAGATTTGAAACATGCCTTGTTTTTATTTCTGCCTGTAGGGGTTtttggatgcccaaccaccgtggCCAATGTAGAGACGGTTGCTGTGGCACCTACCATCTGCCGCCGAGGAGGTTCCTGGTTTGCTGGCTTTGGACAGGAGCGCAACTCAGGCACCAAGCTTTTCAATATCTCAGGCCATGTCAATACACCATGTACTGTGGAAGAGGAAATGTCAATTCCTTTGCGTGATCTGATTGAACGGCATGCAGGTGAGAACCAGCAGTCTCCATTGTTGTATGAGAGAGGAGTTGAGTTTCTTTCCGATATCTTGTGTTAGTTGAGAAAGCTCTGTGTCATTTATTGCTTTTTATGCTGTGCTATGATATGGACATGTAACCCATTAAATCAGGTCTATGTCTCTCTTAACCAGGGGGTGTTACAGGTGGTTGGGATAACCTGCTTGCTGTGATTCCCGGAGGCTCATCCACCCCCCTTATCCCAAAGTCTGTATGTGAGACAGTGTTGATGGACTTTGATGGCCTGATTCAGGCACAGACGGGACTTGGGACAGCGGCTCTCATTGTCATGGACAAATCGGTAAAGGCAGATCCTTGACCCCTGCTGCTCTTTGTCTCTTTTGAATGGGTTTTGACCATCTTCTTCTTTTCCAGACAGATCTAGTTCGAGCCATTGCCCGCCTCATTGAATTCTACAAACATGAGAGCTGTGGGCAGTGTACGC is a window encoding:
- the NDUFV1 gene encoding NADH dehydrogenase [ubiquinone] flavoprotein 1, mitochondrial → MLLARPLWLRGACAQARFLSAAASESATPKKTQFGPLKDEDRIFTNLYGRHEWRLKGALSRGDWYKTKEILLKGVDWILNEIKTSGLRGRGGAGFPTGLKWSFMNKPPDGRPKYLVVNADEGEPGTCKDREIMRHDPHKLVEGCLVAGRAMGARAAYIYIRGEFYNEASNLQVAIREAYEAGLIGKNACGSGYDFDVFVARGAGAYICGEETALIESLEGKQGKPRLKPPFPADVGVFGCPTTVANVETVAVAPTICRRGGSWFAGFGQERNSGTKLFNISGHVNTPCTVEEEMSIPLRDLIERHAGGVTGGWDNLLAVIPGGSSTPLIPKSVCETVLMDFDGLIQAQTGLGTAALIVMDKSTDLVRAIARLIEFYKHESCGQCTPCREGVDWMNKVMWRFVKGNAQVAEIDALWEISKQIEGHTICALGDGAAWPVQGLIRHFRPELEERFRQYHETKAQQASG